The Budorcas taxicolor isolate Tak-1 chromosome 2, Takin1.1, whole genome shotgun sequence genome window below encodes:
- the NTAN1 gene encoding protein N-terminal asparagine amidohydrolase — MPLLVDGRRVRLPQSAGDLVRAHPLLEERARLLRGQSVQQVGPQGLLYVQQRELAVTSPKDGSISILGSDDATTCHIVVLRHTGNGATCLTHCDGSDTKAEVPLIMNAIKSFSDHTQCGRLEVHLVGGFNDDRQLSQKLTHQLLSEFDRQEDDIHLVTLCVTELNDREENESHFPIIYGIAVNIKTAEIYRASFQDRGPEEELRAARALTGGPMISIYDAKTEQLRIGPYSWMPFPHVDFWLQQDDKQILENLSTSPLAEPPHFVEHIRSTLMFLKKHPSPANTLFPGNKALLYKKNEDGLWEKISSPGS, encoded by the exons gaAAGAGCCAGACTTCTCAGAGGTCAGTCTGTTCAACAAGTGGGACCCCAGGGCCTTCTGTATGTTCAGCAAAGAGAGCTTGCAGTGACCTCCCCAAAGGATG gcTCCATCTCCATTCTGGGTTCTGATGATGCCACCACTTGTCACATTGTGGTCCTGAGGCACACAG GTAATGGGGCTACCTGCTTGACACACTGTGACGGAAGTGACACCAAAGCTGAGGTCCCCTTGATCATGAACGCCATAAAATCCTTTTCCGACCACACTCAATGTGGAAG GCTGGAAGTACACCTCGTGGGAGGCTTCAATGACGACAGGCAGTTGTCACAGAAACTGACTCATCAGCTCCTTA GTGAATTTGACAGACAAGAAGATGACATTCATCTGGTGACGTTGTGTGTGACAG aATTAAATGACCgggaagaaaatgaaagccaCTTTCCAATAATTTACGGCATTG CTGTCAACATCAAAACTGCCGAAATCTACAGAGCCTCCTTCCAAGACCGAGGTCCGGAGGAGGAGCTGCGGGCCGCCCGAGCTTTAACAGGAGGACCA aTGATTAGCATTTACGATGCAAAGACAGAGCAACTTCGTATAGGACCGTATTCCTGGATGCCATTTCCCCATGTGGATTTCTGGTTGCAGCAAGATGATAAGCAGATACTAGAG AACCTTTCCACGTCACCTCTGGCTGAGCCCCCCCACTTTGTTGAACATATCAGATCTACCttgatgtttttaaagaaacaccCTTCTCCAGCTAACACACTGTTTCCTGGGAACAAGGCTCTACTCtacaaaaaaaatgaagatggctTATGGGAAAAGATCTCTTCCCCAGGAAGCTAA